The sequence ttatcattaggaggtttgttcaataagatttgaattgtactcttgcAATTTACTCTTTATTCTTTTaccacataaaaaacaaaacaattgtactcttaatagttgataacatgagaattatgctgactgttatttacatcaattatttaggtaaatgaaaaaaaataatttgcataaaaatttggaacagggtgtatataaagTAAGTATAACATTCGAATAGCCCTAAGTATGATAGATAAGGGTGCTTTTGCAAGAGATTGGTGATGCCTAAAGAGCCTGGGTGTGAATGCTGGTTGTTGCAGTCCACATCATTGTGATTCCAAAAATAAATATTGCCATATCTAACATCAAACCCTAAGTGTCATGAACCCaagaagtttaaagggacactctaagcacaaaAACAACCATTGCTTAATGAAGCttattgtatagatcatgcctcatgCAATCTCACTGAAcatttctctgccattaaggcgttaaagggacactagtcaccaaaatgactttagcgtaatgaaacagttttggtgtatagagcaatTTTCTTCCATttgggaattaaatcactttgtttatgaaccctaatcacacctccctgcatgtgacttacactgccTTGCTAAACCCTTCCTgtgaagagtcatctaatgtttatacttcctttattgctaattctgtttaattgagaATATATTTTCTAACGTTCTGTTAAaagtttgctagaccctacagAAGCCTATTGtatataattaaagttcaatttacagagcaacagataaaaacttttaaagaaagttatatctgattgaaaCTTAGACCATTTTTCTTcaatgcaggttgtgtcagtcacatccaggggaggtgtgcctagcgctacataagcagaaacaaactcctaaatggcagtgaattgaacagtgagacttcataggcatgatctatacaccaaaactgcttcatgaatataaattttttttggtactatagtgtaactttaaatcacttttgtttctgtttatgcaggcctAGCTAAACCTCCCATGACCGTGACTGAGACGGAAAATGGAAACAAAGTGTTCCATTTTCAATCTAAACAGTatgcttactttagaagtttttgtcttctgctctgttaattggaattttatcacacacaggaggcaccTGCAGGAtccagaaggctattaacagagcaagagttaagaaattctaaattaaacagaatgtgcaataaaggaagtataaacattagatctctcttttcaGGAAAAGTGTGgggagactgtgtaggtcacatgcaggggaggtgtggctagggctgtataaacaaagtggctTGTCGATTTTCACTCTATACTTGTTCTATAATGCTATGTTCAAGACCAATATCTACCTTATTTGGGAATGATTATTTTCAGCTTCCCCCTGATTGGGATTAGATACATTAGATCAGGTTGGGAGATGGAAAAATTATAATTTCAGTGTGATTTATTGAGTTTATCACTATAgtggggtgccctcgaaggcacagtaggGATTTTATAAATTGATTTAACCTTATTAGGACCTATTTGTCTATGAAATGGTGTTagcaaatagatatttattttttgctttcttCCACAATACTTCTCTATCCTTTCTCTTGCATCTGTATTATGTATcttttacattatattattatcacTAAAAACTTTTAAGCTGCTATTTTAGGCAACAATGTGTACATTTCGCCTTCCCACTACTGTTACTTACTCATCTGTCTGTTAATTATTTATAACAAATCAGCAATTCTTTGTTCAGCCAACAGACCCCCTGTTTATTGTACCAGAGGAGGTCAGTAATGTGCTTTAGAACAGTTTATACCCACCTTATGCAAATGGGTGAGCGTGCTACTAGTCGGAAGATGACAGCACAAATATAGAATGTACATACCTTGGGAAAATTCATTAGCATATGGCTTTGTGATTGCTGATATTTTAGTATATAAGCACTGTGGACTTCTTGTACTTTTCTGTAGTACACTTTTCTCTGATAATTCCCTATTCCTGATATTAAACGCACAATTTAGATGATAGTTCACTAGTGTGATTTGTTATGTTTAAAATCCATTTTTCTGGACATTATTTCAAATGCACTATTGGGGTGACAGTCCActaatgtgattattattatgtttgcATGTGCATCTTGTTTTTAAGTAACTTAATAAAAGTGATGTTTAATGTACTTTgtaccatgtatatatatatattgttacactCTTTTTTCCTCTTATTCTTCTCCCACTGAAACAATTCTTGCTTCTTTAGTTCTgtgtataaacaaagttatttaactcctaaatggcagagaattgagcagttagactgcaggggcctGATCTATACAATAAAACTACACCATtgagctacagttgttttggtgtttatggtgtccctttaactcccatAACCACAGGCTTATCCTCAAGCTCATAGCCTAACCCTAAATCTCCAAATCTAACTGATATAATCCCATAGACTAACCAGAACCTTTAATAGGTTAATCCAAGCACTATGTCCACTTCtgtgatttgaagtggccatggtgcacaGAGCCTGTATGTGCAGCTGTTTGCTTTAAAATACTGCACATGCAAAGTTTAACCcttctgccactggaggtgtaacTCTACCTCTAGCAGCGTCATTGGgatgtcattagccagcctggaacaagaggAAATCTGGAAGCGTGCACATAaatggatgtctgtgtattaCGAAGAAGGATGTTTCATGTCTATATATTCGGGATAGCAAGGGTATATATcctggtgtgtgtatttttggAGAAGGTGAGAAGTCTATCTTTCACCTCTGTGGAGGTGAAGGTATATTGCGAAGAATACTTACTTTCTAATTTCCTTCACCAATATGTATAGTATGTGGAACGTTATACAGTTTAAGACATAGGCGTTGACCACAGGCTTCGCAAATGACAGCGCTGTACTTATCATAGCAATGATAAAAATGGTAGCTCCAAACTGATTCCTGGAGAGATGGTAAGAAGAGTTACTAggacattttaatttaaattattaagTCTTTTTTATATGGTCACATGCAATCTACATTTTAAGAAATtttctaaaataattttaaatatctttTAGGGCATCTTACCCAATCAGGAATAGTATACAGCAGTGgtttatcctggttttgtgctgcaaaactcaggcgcccagcagcccgaccggcatgtcagttagccgcaaggctaacaagacatttgctctgggcatttgggggcggctttttttgctgccccctggaatatgccgcccaaggcaaatgccttgtttgcctcacggctaaaacgtccctggtatACAGGCACAAGAAATGTCAAGTAGGAAGATATATTTCTAGACAATAATTTGCTTTCAGGGCACATGTGGACTACTTTTGTCTACATTCTAAGCTGTTATCTCAGGTTAtaaataaaccatttttttctgaACAACAAAGGAATTTTTATCAATGATTTTATAGTTTATATatctatagactgtgagctcgattgagcagggccctcgtcaacctattgttcctgtaggtttttgtaattgtctcatttattgttaaatctccccgtttgatgataatattgtaaagtgctacggaagatgctgacgctatataaataccagtaataataatatatcattatGCTATGTAACATGAAAGCATCCGTGTGCGCCATCTACTGGTAAAATGGCAAACATGTAAGCTTAGGATTTTTGCATTTTAGGTTCCGTATTCCTGGGCTAAAGGTTCCCACGTCCAGGATTGATGGAAAGGAAGTCACAAGGGGGTGGGTGGCGGGAATAGAGACACAAGTGAAAGATGAAGTGAGGCCAGAGACATAAGAAGCAGGGGAAGCGGGGCACAGGGTCACCAAAATTTGTAAGAGTTCAAGTTCCATACTTGActataataattaaaatacaaggggtataaggaaaggaaaaccGAAAGAAAAAAGCGACAGTATTACTTTAAATGACACTAAAACCACCAATGAAGGGATCTGCGTGAAGTAGTCCTGTCCTTTTAGCCCtaaaatttaaaacattgcagtttttaagcCATAAGAGGTGCCTCTGTGGCACTGACCGAGTAAaagataaatgaataaataataaatttagaataaaagattgcatatattattatatcctacatgtgtatcattttaatgtgtgtgtgctgaaggttgcctaccccatgTCCTAGATCATGCAGAATGAGAGTGGCAATGTTCTGCATTTTCTTATGATGCCAGAATTCATGAATGTGCACTAGCTACACGGTTTTAGGTTAAAGAAGAATGGTTTAGTGGTGCTTCTCACCAAAGAGGACTCAAGGATGGTTGTACTCGTGGAGCAACCGTAGAGCAGCATATAAAATGAAATGCCATTTTcagtaaaaaattataaaaaaaaatcaaaaacaaataaCCCACATTCTGGGTGATATACAGATTACATTTCAGTTAAAGTagtcaatatatacattttacaaaaaaaacaagtcatgcgctcaaactcccactactcttgggcagcagcagcgaccatagtacacatcagcccaaatacatacagtaaaaaccaaagaaaaaagttatctgcgctctttcccaaatccctaagcatatttaaacaaattgaggtttttagttacctccaacgGCCATGAGAAGTCCAAGCAgttgtaaaacaggtaggtcgtaaaGTGACAGGGTATCCACTGAGGTGGCAATTGTGGCGAATTctatgtcaaaatagccaaactgatacATTCTTGAAACCAGTTGAGTTTTCAGTTTTAGATATTTTAACCTAAATttagaaattcactctgaattcccaaTGTTTCCTACTTTAGTGCATAACCTTCATATTGTAGACGCTAAAACAATGTCATTTGCCAAATCAATCATTACATTAGAGAGAAGAACTGAAATATTCAGCCCACAAATTGGACAGTAGCTACCcacagtcagtggtgtattttggatttgtgctgccctaggcacgactaaatttgggcaccccaaaatctaaatttgccccccccccaattcgtgtcaaggccacttttttgactgacagacatatgCCCTTATTGATACGTGCACtggtatacactcactgacagatacacaatcattggcacacacatacagtcattggcacacactgtttaaccaacacacacttttactaacagacacacactgacacacccactcactgacaggcacacactctcagatacacataaaatgacatacacacactgacacacactcacaggcacacctatTCTCACTGaaatgcacacacactttcactcactcacagacacacactgacagctacactcaatcACATTAAGGTGGACAGCCACAGAACACAAAGAAAACAAggcatttttggcattttttggcaccccccctgaaagtgccaccctaggcaaatgccttgtttgccttgtggtaaatacatccttgCCCACAGTAGCTAACCCTTCTGccaggaataaagtaagaaaatcGACAGAATCGGGCGACAGAATCTATTTCAGGTTGAGATATTTTACCAAAATGATAAGGCAGAAAACTTATGGTCGGAAGATGGTTGATCGTACCTGTTCTTGATGAATTCCGGAAAGTAGGGCCTGGGAAACCATATCGAATAGCCCAAAGCAATCACCCACAGAATGGAGAGCTCGTCCAGCATTTGCCCCAAGTAGCTCAAGGTCATGTGGTAGTATGCAGAGAAGAGGCCTATGGGGAAGCAATAACTTTACTGATTCCACATGTCAAGGAAACGGATGAAACACTTCATTCATTCtacagatacatttaaaaaatcaaCTTGGAATGGCTGCATCCATAGACactgatatatataaatacatataaaacaaaCGTGGCAGACAGCATAATTACATTTAGAAGCCACTGCCCTGAGATTTCCAAGGCTCTTATTATTGAAAttcttgatatttatatatacttatggAGACCTGGAATATGCAGCTACTTATTTGTACAGGTCGCCTTTCAGCCATGCATTGTGAATCACAGGAATGAATTGTAGTGGAATGTCAGCCTTCATTATATATTCACTTAACCCAATTTATGCTTTGATACATTTGGTGCTTTATTCACATAATAGATAAATCAGCGCTCCAGTCCATACAGGGACCTTTATCAGGATTATGCCAGGATTATTTCATCAGGACTATCCTTAGGACCGAAATGTCCATACATTTATTATGTGAATAAAGCACCTAATTTTTTAAAGCACAGATTTGGTTGACTGCTCTCTTCTTGGTGACTATATTCTGGCTCTGAGATTGCACCCCAGTGTTTCTCTACTGACTTGTCAAGTGTGGGATTCTGTGGAGTGctatatatatttgagatatatatatgcacagcaatatatatataaaccaaagaGAGTGCTTTGGTTTGGTAAGAAAATAAATACTACGTATAcattatatcattttaaaataataaaatgttaaataatagtaaaatcaacttctatatatactgtatcaagtatttttttttcattcttccaACCGATGCACTCAAACCTCTCTTCAATATTTAAGCTTGTGTTTCTTGTTGAGCCCATTTCCTTTCAATCTCATTACAACTCCCTCTCCTTCTATTTTGTCACCTTTTTAGCACATTCTCTGTTACTTTTCttactcatttttttattttcgctTCTTATGTTCAAAGGTGACATTATACCCTGTCACAGTATCACTTCCACCCAGTGTTTACTATCTGCATGAGAGAGGACCTTCATCCTTGGTAGGCAACTGATGGGAGCAACAGGACCATGCTTCAACAGGCACAGAGCTATATATACACAAGATCAAAGAAGTAACATTGACGGATGCCCTAATCAACCCAGCAATGCGTATCGCAGAGGCGAGCAACAAATGTGTATCTACCTCTCCAGGATTACGCCTCTATTTAAAACCATCTATGTCGATTGAAAAACCCTGAAGAATTGGCCAAATGCATCTCGGAAGCTGGATACGATTTgacagtttatttttgtttatatattttcaaagctttttttaaataaatattttatttaacttcACTGTCATGTTCCTGCTGCATATCGATTGCAGGTGGTGTCTTCAAGCCTTCCGCCACACATACAAACTAGCCCTACAATTGGCTGAGGTAATCAAtctggatgatctcagccaaggaggcagaaagGTCACAGCTAGACCAGCGTGTCAAGGAAGTAAAGGTAGGTTAATTCTACATTATAATCTTTTACAGGGGGGTGATAGACACCTAAATAAGTACGGTACCTCTATGGcattacatgtttgtattcctaacgtttcATCGTTCCtttattatttttgcagtgcaccaTTTTATCTTGTCACTTTTACAGAATTATATGTGATTATCCCTTTCCAGTCCTATATGGTTTCGTGCAGAGCTCGACAATAGGAAGTCCCATCCTACTTCAATGCATCATGATGCCAAAAACAAAATCTAAAGTAATCTATGAGATAGGGGGTCTGTGTGTGGGGCGAGTCAGAACTGTTATCTACACAATAGTCAGGGGTAATCTTTAAATCTCTGTAAATAGCGCAGATCCCAATGGTGCATTAAGACACGCCAGACCACCTGATTTTTTCACTGTtgtgtatctattttttttttttactccctttGTTATATAACTAAAGAAGGACATTCACTTAACAAACCCACACAGATAATATAAAAGCCACAATCCATACCGACTAAGGTGAACATGGTCCAAACGAGATGAACAGCTAGGGTGCGTTTACAGGCGTAGGGGTGCAGCAGGTACATCATGAGTGGTCCAGCCACAAAGAAGACAACATTGGTGACCTGTTAAagtagaagaaaaataataaattacaatTAAGCTTAATATGTACACTACAGGATACTGTTTATGAAAATGACTAGAATTGTACTGTTTAAATTACAAAAGTATCTGTagttcacaattattattatagatATGGGTGGAAAAAATCTACCCTGGATGAGTGGAAAAAATGGTTGATTTGGTCTCAGAATATGATAATGATAATATGGTAGAGAGAAGTCCTCAACTGGTAAATGAGCTCCCCATTAaagctctgaaacaataaaacttGATATAAGGGAAATGAACCCTgaacgtaccaggagatcttctaaccATAAGAGGAAACAGCAGTACTGGTCCAGAAATGAACCCAATACAAAGATCTCACCCTGGAATGAGTACTCTCTATACAACTCCCAATCTCAAATAGACAATAAGTTGCACAagcacaaataaaaatagaaatacaaataagaaataagtaaaaagatagaaaataaaaaatataaaatgtaatatatatgaaaatatatactatataaaaaaaaccacaaaggtaAGAACAGAAAAAACTCTTCTAAATATCCTCAATCCATGTACTAAGTTCAGACTAGTGCAAATAAATGTAACCGTCTATGTGGACGTCTGCAACAAAGTATATATGTGTTCAGCTGTACTGAGATACTATCTGTACTGCTGAGTCTGTATAATAACAAGCAGGCACAGAAGTATAATCTAATGTTCTGCAGTGAATGCTACTGATCCGACATATAGTTACTGACATAAATCCAAAATGATAAAGATAGGTGTCCTCTTTGTAGTATCAACAAAACATCCGTTTTTTTGTTagtaaaaaatctataaaatttatttatacagcatcatcaatggtagaaaaaataaatgaaaacgtgATACATAGTCTATAAATAAAAACTCGATGGGTATATTTACAGAGTCCTTTGGGATATGCAGAATCCAATTTGGAGTGGTTACTCACTGAAcctctggccggtcaagaggtaACGGTGGAAAAAAACCGGGAAGTTTGGTTTTCAAAAAATCTTCTCGTGCGTCTCACTCTGTATTGGTCTGCGTTCTCCTGGATCTCTATGAAGATGCGGCTCCTGCCGAAAgtatgccttacgcgtttcgtgactggatactgtcacttcatcagaggctcgTAATCATTGGATGGTAGTCAGTGATCTTATATACCTTCCATTGATCAAAAATCCCATACAGCTGTGGTTAAAGATCTGAGAGCTCATAAAGTCGCTCTGAGCGCGGTGCACCGTGGGATGTTGGAGGGCTGCGGTTGGGAGGGGACCGGATTCCTGAGCTGGAAGGCTTGCCGTGATCCAATTATTATTAGGCAGAATAAGAATAAACAAGTGCTGCCCAGAAGCATTGTAGCTGGCAACTGGGGCAGATTTGTCCTTTAGCATTCCCTAAAATGTAACAATCTAAAGGCAACACTCTAAGTTCTTCTTATAGCTACTAGAACTGAATGCAGTGATTAGGGTGCAAGAAGACTTTAAAAATCCTCATGCATCTTTGCAACCCCCTATGTATCTCTGCAGTCCCCCATAACCCTGGGGAGTGGGCAACAAACACTCAAGGTACCATAATCTCTACAGCAGAGGtcaccaaaaggtagatctccatgttttaaaactacagatcCCATaacgctttgtcattctaaaggcattctagaAAAGCataataggagttgtagttctacaacatctggggatctacctattgggaacccctgctctacagCATGCTCTAGTTgctatgcttggagtgttctgtattcctaatgctagagTGTTAGGTAGCCATTTCGTTTTCTGCTCTCTCTCCTCCGAGCTACCTTTTCTCCTATGCTGTGGTACTCTATCTATGGCTAGACCTGTCTCCGTCACGAGATCACCGAAATcgctgatcttagccaatccaatgcttttctgtaagaaaagcattgggaggttagtgCACATCTTATATAAACCATCTGataaaaatagcatttttactcgctgcGTAGTGGTCTGAGTGAACCTAAACTCTGCAATTAAACCAGTGCTGGTttcccttgcagggttaaaacaaggaGAAAATGGCAccaacaccacttcattgagatgatatggtctgggtgcctatagtgtccctctaaataatttttctctttaaccccttaaggacacagggtttcccttttattccagaagtttggtccttaaggggttaaagggacactatagtcacccgaacaactttagcttaatgaagcagttttggtgtatagaacatgtccctgcagcctcactgctcaatcctctgccatttaagagttaaatccctttgtttatgaaccctagtcacacctccctgcatgtgacttgcacagccttccataaacacttcctgtaaagagagccctatttaggctttctttattgcaagttctgtttaagtaagattttcttatcccctgctatggtaatagcttgctagaccctgcaagagcctcctgtatgtgactaaagttcaatacaattatttaaggtaaattacatctgtttgaaagtgaaaccattttttttttcatgcaggctctgtcaatcatagccaggagaggagtggctagggctgcataaacagaaacaaagtgatttaactcctaaatgacagtgcattgagcagtgaaattgcaggggaatgatctatacactaaaactgctttatttagctaaagtaatttaggtgactatagtgttcctttaagcatataCAGCCAGAAAGCCATTTTAATATGTTGCTATGCAGAATGTATCAAATTGGCTAATGCGATAGCCCTCAGCACAGAAAGTCTTGTTACTTGGAGATTCAGTCTGATAATCAGTGTATTTGAACTtggcgttattattattattattattattattatgatatttatagagcgccatcaaatttcgcagcgctttacaatgggtggacgaacagacatgtagttgtaaccagacaagttggacacacagaaacagaggggttgagggccctgctcaatgagcttgtatgctagagggagtgggttaaaatgacacaaaaaggtaaggatagtgttagactagtgacagttgcagaagaggaattcactactaaaaaaaaactactaccAAAGTAGGTGTTCACTACTGATATTACCCTCACAGGGGTATTTATAAAGTGTAAACTCTCTGGTGGGCTATTACATTGTAATTAATTCAAAGCACAATTACAatattaggccaaaatagctaaactgaagATATAGCTGACTTCTTCAATATGGCTTCAAATTTCAAATTCCCTTCGAATGCCAACAATtcacacattagtaaataatcctCTCTGACACCCCGAGTTAACATAACATTGTTATGGTTGTAATATGCCCATTTGATTTATTGAATACAGACCCAATATATAACTACAAGCTGCAGTGAAATTGTGTGAGTACAAAATCTAACCTCACTAATGAaactat comes from Pelobates fuscus isolate aPelFus1 chromosome 5, aPelFus1.pri, whole genome shotgun sequence and encodes:
- the ACER1 gene encoding alkaline ceramidase 1 isoform X2; this encodes MMYLLHPYACKRTLAVHLVWTMFTLVGLFSAYYHMTLSYLGQMLDELSILWVIALGYSIWFPRPYFPEFIKNRNQFGATIFIIAMISTALSFAKPVVNAYVLNCITFHILYILVKEIRKCTVQEIRNLAFIAVVLWVVAISCWLSDRLFCSFWRTINFSYLHSIWHILICITVLYSNTLFAYFDAVYEIPECQPQVHYWPSNSVYIGFPYLAITKSVPKKNC